One window of the Podospora pseudopauciseta strain CBS 411.78 chromosome 4, whole genome shotgun sequence genome contains the following:
- a CDS encoding hypothetical protein (COG:S; EggNog:ENOG503P74F) yields the protein MRPQSAALPGKRKFHSDDTNPPSSKKKRTGTGRLEGRSSHNIQSQTQTFLPSSLTNPQNASPFAQIFNPVLERIVPKYEVKAMSVIPSTSIYKHVDKALQHLGRFSAWDDTVLPGVVLLCAKSTTSNKLISIAELIRRRIGESEQKWYQYNILSETVVYDDPRMQKAADDFPSIVEETHMDVEGEGNCHQGNAEGGAAEEVYFESMRPIIHEQAVDPAKPKYKAHMTVLLSRVPLEELRVLANVGAQTNEQTIDDIRHRKDGMAR from the coding sequence ATGCGTCCACAGTCAGCAGCGCTGCCTGGAAAGCGCAAATTCCACAGCGACGATAccaatcccccctcctcgaaaAAGAAGCGAACCGGTACCGGCCGACTAGAAGGACGCTCATCCCACAATATCCAGTCACAAACACAAACTTTCCTACCTTCGTCATTAACAAACCCACAAAATGCAAGCCCCTTCGCTCAGATCTTCAACCCCGTCCTCGAGAGAATCGTCCCCAAATACGAAGTCAAAGCCATGAGTGTCATCCCCTCCACGAGCATATACAAGCACGTCGACAAGGCCCTCCAGCACCTCGGCCGGTTCAGCGCCTGGGACGACACAGTCCTTCCCGGCGTGGTGCTTCTTTGCGCCAAGTcgaccacctccaacaagcTTATCTCCATTGCGGAACTGATCAGGAGGCGAATTGGCGAGTCAGAGCAAAAGTGGTACCAGTACAACATCCTGAGCGAGACGGTGGTGTACGACGACCCTCGGATGCAGAAGGCAGCCGACGATTTCCCCTCGATAGTGGAGGAGACACACATGGAtgtggagggcgagggaaaCTGTCACCAGGGCAATgctgagggtggtgctgcggaggaggtgtatTTTGAATCAATGAGACCCATCATTCATGAGCAGGCTGTCGACCCGGCCAAACCAAAATACAAGGCGCATATGACGGTTCTCTTATCGAGGGTTCCATTGGAGGAGCTCAGGGTCTTGGCAAACGTGGGCGCTCAAACAAATGAGCAAACTATCGATGATATCCGGCACAGGAAGGATGGTATGGCTCGTTAG